A segment of the Thermodesulfovibrionales bacterium genome:
GTTTCTCGGGAAGATATTGGAACTCTGGGGCTATGAGGTATGTGAAATAACAACGTCCGGGGAGGATGCTGTTCACGAAGCCGAAGTTGAGAGGCCTGATGCGGTAATCATGGATATCTACATACATGGAAAAATAAGCGGGATCGAGGCTGCCGATAAGATCCGATTTAAGGTCGGGATACCTATTATCTTCATGACCGGATATTCGGATGAAGAGACGAAGCAGAAGGCGTGCGCTGCGCACGCTGCCGGATATTTCGTAAAGCCGCTCAATTACAACAGACTGAAAGAAGCGCTTACTTCTATAGTACCCCAAGATTCATGAGGCAAGATCGGAAATTCTCGGGCAAATCGTTGCTGATCAGCGTGGGCCTGATGCCTCGCTGGAAGACACGTTCCGATACGTAAGGCGCAACATCTCAGATACTGATAGAGGAAGGGAATAATGGGGAGGCCTGCGAGCAGGCCTCCCCATTCGTTGCTCTCAGTGGTGCATATGACCTGCTGGCTGCTCCTCCTTCTCCTCATAGGGGCACTTCGTCGGCTCATCCATTTCATGGTGCATCTTCTCGCCCATCATGCCGCATTTGCCCTCCATCATTCCCATTCCGCCCATCATATGCCCCGGCTCCATCATCTCCCTCATCTTCTTCCTCTGTTCAGGTGTGAGTTTGGATTTGACCTCCTCCCTCGCCTTGATGAGAGAGAGGCGCATGTCGGTCTCTAACGTCTCTATTTGTCTCAGTTTTGCCTCGACCGCCTTCATGTCGATGGGGTCTTTATCGAGGAGTTCCTTCAGCTCGATTCGGGCTATCTGCGCTTCCGCCCTCTTCTTGACCGTCTCTTTCATTACCCTGTTTCTGATCTCCCTGACCTCTGCCTTCTGTTTCTCGTCAAGGCCGAGACCATGGAGGTGTCTCCACATCGGGTGATCATCGTCCATCATCATCTCGTGCATCCTTCCTTCACCCCTCATACCGCCCATATGCCCCATCATGCCCATGCCCTGATGTTCCATTCCTCCCATCATGCCGCAGCCCATCGGCATGTCACCGCCCATCCCGGACATGCATCCGCACATATCTGCGAATGAACTGCCCGGCAAAAAAACCATGAGAACCAAAAAAATGAATACCAACCCCAAAGATTTTCTCATCGCAACCTCCTTTTTGTTTTTATTGCATCTACTATCGCACAAGATAAGAATAACAAACTCGGGCAGAATGCTCAACTCTGCTTCTCGATAATAATTCTCTCTAAACAGCTATAATAATGAAAGGCGGTATCAATGAAACTTGTCCTTTTTGACATTGACGGAACGCTCTTGGACTCCGGAGGGGCCGGAACGAAGTCTCTGGACCTCGCTTTCGAGGAGACCTTCCTCATCCGGAACGCATTCA
Coding sequences within it:
- a CDS encoding periplasmic heavy metal sensor, which codes for MRKSLGLVFIFLVLMVFLPGSSFADMCGCMSGMGGDMPMGCGMMGGMEHQGMGMMGHMGGMRGEGRMHEMMMDDDHPMWRHLHGLGLDEKQKAEVREIRNRVMKETVKKRAEAQIARIELKELLDKDPIDMKAVEAKLRQIETLETDMRLSLIKAREEVKSKLTPEQRKKMREMMEPGHMMGGMGMMEGKCGMMGEKMHHEMDEPTKCPYEEKEEQPAGHMHH
- a CDS encoding response regulator, translating into MEDEIIEAMFLGKILELWGYEVCEITTSGEDAVHEAEVERPDAVIMDIYIHGKISGIEAADKIRFKVGIPIIFMTGYSDEETKQKACAAHAAGYFVKPLNYNRLKEALTSIVPQDS